CATCATTCGCAGTGGAGTATGTTTGGGCATGGGTTCGATTATTACTGCTTTTCCCGAGGCGACCATTGAAATTAAGGCTAATGCGATTTTGGGTGCTGGGTGTCTGATTTTTGGGCAATGTACCATCGGCAATCAGGTTTCTATCGGTTCGGCAGTCACTATCTATAATGTGGATATTGAACCTTTGAGCGTTATTCCTTCTGGTACCGTTATGGGCGATCGCTCCCGGACTGTTACCATAGAAAGTGAAACCATACCCGAAGCCTCTTCAGAAGAAACTCAAGAAATTACGACCACTCAAAAGGAAACTGCAGAATCTGAGAAAGCTAAATCCGATGCCATTAAACAACAAGAGCATCTTAATAAATATAGAAATAAAATACCATCCCTTGATTCGGTTCAAAATCAAATCCCTACTACTCCCCAAAACCATCAAGATACCACCCCCCAAGAAGA
The sequence above is a segment of the Cyanobacterium stanieri PCC 7202 genome. Coding sequences within it:
- a CDS encoding carbon dioxide concentrating mechanism protein (PFAM: Bacterial transferase hexapeptide (three repeats)~InterPro IPR001451~KEGG: mar:MAE_47900 carbon dioxide concentrating mechanism protein~SPTR: Genome sequencing data, contig C303); translation: MSLPILQPSTSKNIQIRGDVTIDDSAVIADGVIINAPEGAKIIIRSGVCLGMGSIITAFPEATIEIKANAILGAGCLIFGQCTIGNQVSIGSAVTIYNVDIEPLSVIPSGTVMGDRSRTVTIESETIPEASSEETQEITTTQKETAESEKAKSDAIKQQEHLNKYRNKIPSLDSVQNQIPTTPQNHQDTTPQEDTQNKQEKQEAIATDDDPWGITKSDSKEVAGQVYINRLFVTLFPEKNIPPQQT